The DNA region CCCCGAGCGTCCCTCGCGGCCCTGCGATCCGCACGAGGTCGAAAAAGCCCCTGCACGTCGCGCTCTCGCCGCGTAACGTTCAGTTACTCGGTCTCCGGTTCGCGTCCCTCGGCCGGAGATGTCGGAGGGTGCGTCGACGGTTCCGGCGAGAGCCCCCCCCTCGCGGGACCGGTGGCGCCCGCCGGCGAGGCCGGGGCCCGAGGGGGCTCCGGCCCGCCCGGCGTTTTGGCGGGGCGCGCGGCACCGCATGGTATCGTCGCCGCGCCATGGCCGATCCGGCGCCGTTCTCGGTCGCGATCATCACGCTCAACGAGGAACGCAATCTGGGTCGCTGCCTGCGCAGCGTCGCCTTCGCGGCGGACGTCGTCGTTCTCGACTCCGGTTCGACCGACCGCACCCGCGAGCTCGCCCGCGACCTGGGCGCGCGCGTGATCGAGGAGCCGTGGCGGGGTTTCGCCGCCCAGAAGAACCGCGCGGCCGCCCTCGGCCGCTACCCGTGGGTCCTCAGTCTGGACGCCGACGAATGGCTGGCGGAGGGATCGGAGCGCGAGATCCGCGAGGCCCTCGCCGCGCCGCGCGCCGACGCGTACGCGTTCGACCGCGTCTCCTCCTTCTCCGGCGGGTTCGTCCGGCGCACGTGGGGGAAGGACCGGCACCTTCGCCTGTACCGGAAGGACCGTGCACGCTTCGAAGGGGCGCACGTGCACGAGTCGCTCCGACTCGACGCCGGGAGCGCGACCGCGCGCCTGGCGTCGCCCCTCTATCACCTGAGCTACCGTTCGATCTCCGACTACGTCGATCGCATGAACCGATACACGACCCTGGCGGCGCGCGCGCTCGAGGAGCGCGGGACGCGGTTCTCCGCAGGGCGCGTGGTCGTTTCGCCCGCGGCGGCGTTCGCGAAGCACTACCTGCTCAAGGGAGGCTGGCGCGACGGGATGCGCGGCTTCGTGGTGAGCGCGGGCTCGGCGTTCTACGTCCTGCTCAAGTACGCGAAGTTGTGGGAGGCGACGCGGGAGGTCGACCGGGAGTTCCGGGGCCTGGTGCCCCCGACTCCCGAGGACCCCGAGCCCGACGCCACGTCGCCTCAGTCCCGGTAGATCAGGAAGCGGCGGCGCGTCGTCTCGAAACGGGCGAGCTCGTCCCGCCAGCTCGCCTCGAGGTCGGGAACGCTCGCTCCCGATTCGATCCCGTCCCGAAGTCCGGTCTTGCCGAGCAGCAGGTCGATCGCGAGCCGGTCCGCGACGAACTCGTACACCTCGCGCCGCCAGTCGAACGCGCCGGGGTCCTGGCGGCGCGCCTCGCGCAGCACGGCCAGGTACGTGGCGAACGGCCGGAACACCTCGCGGTCGGTGACGTGGACCTGCACGCCGCCGCACGACCTGCGGGCGTGTTTCTGGAACATCGGACGGAAGTGGGCGGCGCGGAACCGGCAGCCGGGGAGCCCTTCGCGCCGCGCGGCGTCGTCGAGGGCGTGGGCGAGCCCGGAGGGCTCCAGCCACGGCGCACCGACGAGCTCGAAGGGGCGCGTGGTCCCGCGCGCCTCGGAGAGATTCGTCCCTTCGACGAGGCAGCCCCCCGGGTAGACGAGCGCGGTCTCGGGGGTCGGCATGTTCGGCGAGGGGAGCACCCACGGGAGTCCGGTGTCCGCGGCGTGCATCCTCCTCCGCCAGCCGTCCATCGGAACGACCCGGAGGTCGCACGCGACCCCGAACGCGTCGTGGAACAGACGCGCGAGCTCTCCGGTCGTCATGCCGTGCCGGACGGGGATCGGGTAGCGACCGACGAAGCTCGACCATTCGGGATCGAGGACCGGTCCCTCGACCGCGATCCCCCCGATCGGATTGGGGCGGTCGAGCACGAGGACCGGGATCCCCGCCTCGCGCGCGGCCTCCATCACGAACGAGAGGGTGTACACGAAGGTGTAGTAGCGACTCCCGACGTCCTGCAGGTCGTAGACGATCGCGTCGAGCCCGTCGAGGTGCGACGGGGCGGGCCGCAGCGAAGCCTCGTCGGCGCCGTAGAGGCTGATCACGGGAAGGCCGAGCGTCGGGTCGGCCGGCTCCGCCACG from Candidatus Polarisedimenticolaceae bacterium includes:
- a CDS encoding glycosyltransferase family 2 protein, with the translated sequence MADPAPFSVAIITLNEERNLGRCLRSVAFAADVVVLDSGSTDRTRELARDLGARVIEEPWRGFAAQKNRAAALGRYPWVLSLDADEWLAEGSEREIREALAAPRADAYAFDRVSSFSGGFVRRTWGKDRHLRLYRKDRARFEGAHVHESLRLDAGSATARLASPLYHLSYRSISDYVDRMNRYTTLAARALEERGTRFSAGRVVVSPAAAFAKHYLLKGGWRDGMRGFVVSAGSAFYVLLKYAKLWEATREVDREFRGLVPPTPEDPEPDATSPQSR
- a CDS encoding DUF1343 domain-containing protein; amino-acid sequence: MSPVRSGLDVFLDPAADLLPRGARIALVAHPASVDGRLVHAADRLARDGRFRLVRLFAPEHGVRGEAQDMERVAEPADPTLGLPVISLYGADEASLRPAPSHLDGLDAIVYDLQDVGSRYYTFVYTLSFVMEAAREAGIPVLVLDRPNPIGGIAVEGPVLDPEWSSFVGRYPIPVRHGMTTGELARLFHDAFGVACDLRVVPMDGWRRRMHAADTGLPWVLPSPNMPTPETALVYPGGCLVEGTNLSEARGTTRPFELVGAPWLEPSGLAHALDDAARREGLPGCRFRAAHFRPMFQKHARRSCGGVQVHVTDREVFRPFATYLAVLREARRQDPGAFDWRREVYEFVADRLAIDLLLGKTGLRDGIESGASVPDLEASWRDELARFETTRRRFLIYRD